In Nymphaea colorata isolate Beijing-Zhang1983 chromosome 5, ASM883128v2, whole genome shotgun sequence, one genomic interval encodes:
- the LOC116254422 gene encoding uncharacterized protein At1g24485-like, with protein MAKSLLLFCLCIAIQISSGVGGKLFLNIDCGETGNHSDQLGIIWVGDDRYIKAGKAAQVQNLGIYNKELNSHRYFPSQKKSCYVIPGVATGKKHMLRAFFFYGNYDGKSSPPSFDLQFDGNHWATVDTSSKDFYYSEVIYAPKRGNISVCVAQTSPEQTPFISTLVISEFEQGMYETDGKEDVLVNTRRTAFGAKDYVSGCVGGVTGSISTTSIMGR; from the exons ATGGCCAAATCCCTGCTGCTTTTCTGCTTATGCATTGCAATCCAAATCTCCTCCGGCGTTGGTGGAAAAT TGTTCCTGAACATTGACTGTGGAGAAACTGGCAACCACTCCGACCAGTTGGGCATCATTTGGGTCGGCGACGATCGCTATATTAAGGCAGGGAAAGCTGCCCAAGTCCAGAATCTCGGTATTTACAACAAAGAGCTCAACAGCCACCGTTACTTTCCCTCCCAGAAGAAGAGCTGCTATGTGATCCCAGGGGTAGCCACAGGCAAGAAACACATGCTTCGGGCATTCTTCTTCTATGGCAACTACGACGGCAAGTCATCGCCACCATCCTTCGATCTTCAATTCGATGGGAACCATTGGGCGACAGTGGACACTTCATCCAAGGACTTTTATTATTCGGAAGTAATCTATGCACCAAAGAGAGGCAACATCAGCGTCTGCGTTGCTCAGACGTCGCCGGAACAGACACCCTTCATCTCCACTCTTGTAATTAGCGAATTTGAGCAGGGAATGTACGAAACGGACGGCAAAGAAGACGTGCTTGTGAATACGAGGAGGACGGCCTTCGGAGCGAAGGACTACGTAAG TGGATGTGTTGGAGGTGTTACAGGATcaatatcaacaacttcaatCATGGGCAGGTGA